In a single window of the Necator americanus strain Aroian chromosome X, whole genome shotgun sequence genome:
- a CDS encoding hypothetical protein (NECATOR_CHRX.G24804.T3) codes for MSNKMQHGNQLHSTVHYVESDDYEDPWERHRNIQSHDVEKKFCGPEKEEEADINAQVLKNVNNSIARRNAGYVVRLPFKEDHEYLPDNKILALHRLRSVLRKYQQEPHIFQQYHSIFQDQVADNILEEVNENKDTVGKMKHYLSHQPVFTPQKDTTKLRVVFDASAHHKNCPSLNDILHQGLTIMPKLYRILLCFRTAKYALLSDVEKALLQVHFHEDDRDFARCLWIRDITKPLTNDNLVVYRFTRVTFGINVSPFLLSATILFHLSNYVKNDGLAREISSNLYVDNLIVGSETILEGVQKYKELKSIFNDLKMNLRAFVTNHTDIMDAISTKDRSSNLCPKYKKQLSKNLNLKEEENHVYRAYGRLNKSNLNSMTKNSILIVPNTELYRLIILEAHGPYHNTTGHTIAEVRQQYWIPRFREQVKKCMRSCVPCQKMNNLPYRYPEMANLSSRRVTKTRSFENIGLDYFCPITVHDDHKERTNVYGCIFTSCVTCLIHLEIESDGTTEKFLNAFRIFVARRGKPRLVTYDNAPTLILESQILNDSLTDTSTNEDIVRNMSNQMIEWKHNIPYSPWKGGFYGSLIKSVKQALFKAIGKRILTIDQLHTFLVEIEGCLNCRPLIYQEDDINDALLPLRPIDFVQREMEVTLPFNFSEEEKADPIFLPPSEALQFETRLQTEKALQSSYILTERFWEKWKNQYLTALREQHRCTIDGKRGNANEVREGELVLITDALQKRNRWKLVRISKLVPSIDGAVREAEGDGCDCVAAESHVRCVCNEDRVGTTFFDITKVPPFTHQQVRFTPHPLHGIIAGADEDISAEIVLNLKETIDNSITEIRDDFFLPLKTLTSTDIISAVKEQLLP; via the exons ATGAGTAATAAAATGCAGCATGGAAATCAACTTCACTCCACAGTACATTACGTGGAATCAGATGACTATGAAGATCCATGGGAACGTCACAGGAACATTCAGTCTCATGATGTAGAAAAGAAGTTCTGCGGTCctgagaaggaagaagaagctgATATAAACGCACAAGTACTGAAAAACGTCAACAACTCTATTGCCAGGCGAAATGCTGGTTATGTTGTTCGACTTCCCTTTAAGGAAGATCATGAATATCTTCCAGACAATAAAATATTAGCGCTTCACCGACTGCGAAGCGTGCTTCGCAAATATCAACAAGAGCCACATATTTTTCAGCAATATCATAGCATCTTTCAAGATCAAGTTGCTGACAATATCCTCGAAGAAGTAAACGAGAACAAGGACACAGTTGGGAAGATGAAGCATTATCTTTCACATCAACCCGTGTTCACCCCCCAGAAAGACACTACGAAATTAAGAGTAGTGTTTGATGCATCCGCGCATCATAAAAACTGTCCTTCACTTAATGATATTCTCCATCAAGGACTAACCATAATGCCTAAGCTGTACAGAATTCTCTTATGCTTCCGCACTGCAAAATACGCACTTCTATCAGACGTAGAAAAGGCACTTCTTCAAGTACATTTTCACGAAGACGACAGAGATTTTGCAAGATGCTTATGGATCAGGGATATTACCAAACCATTGACAAATGATAACCTGGTGGTATACAGATTTACCAGAGTCACTTTTGGGATCAATGTCTCACCATTTCTTCTCAGCGCAACAATCCTCTTCCACTTGAGCAACTATGTTAAAAATGACGGATTAGCTCGAGAAATTTCATCTAATCTGTATGTCGATAATTTAATTGTCGGATCAGAAACAATTCTTGAGGGCGTGCAAAAATATAAAGAGCTAAAATCAATCTTTAACGACCTCAAGATGAACCTAAGAGCATTTGTCACGAACCACACGGACATCATGGATGCAATATCCACAAAGGATCGCTCTTCAAATCTGTGCCCTAAG TACAAGAAGCAGTTGTCAAAAAACCTGAACctgaaagaggaggaaaaccaCGTGTACAGAGCATACGGACGTCTTAATAAATCCAATTTGAACTCTATGACGAAAAATTCCATCCTTATCGTTCCTAATACGGAACTGTATCGTCTTATTATTCTCGAAGCGCATGGGCCGTATCACAACACTACAGGTCATACAATAGCAGAAGTTCGACAACAGTACTGGATTCCACGGTTCCGAGAACAAGTGAAGAAATGCATGCGGTCTTGTGTACCCtgtcaaaaaatgaataatctgCCATATAGATACCCAGAAATGGCAAATCTTTCATCAAGGAGAGTAACAAAAACACGCTCGTTTGAAAATATAGGACTCGACTACTTCTGCCCTATAACCGTCCATGATGATCATAAGGAACGTACAAACGTTTATGGATGCATATTCACATCTTGTGTAACTTGCCTCATCCATTTGGAGATCGAATCCGACGGAACCACTGAGAAGTTTCTCAATGCATTTCGTATATTCGTAGCTCGTAGAGGAAAACCACGCCTAGTTACCTATGACAATGCACCAACCCTTATACTGGAAAGTCAAATCTTGAACGATTCTCTAACCGATACTTCAACCAATGAAGACATAGTTCGTAATATGAGCAATCAGATGATCGAATGGAAGCATAACATTCCTTATTCACCTTGGAAAGGCGGCTTCTATGGAAGTCTCATAAAATCAGTCAAACAAGCCCTATTCAAGGCAATCGGAAAACGCATTTTAACAATAGATCAGCTGCACACGTTCCTCGTAGAAATCGAAGGATGTCTTAACTGTAGGCCTCTTATTTACCAAGAAGACGACATTAACGATGCTCTACTACCTCTTCGTCCAATAGATTTCGTGCAACGCGAAATGGAAGTAACTCttccttttaatttttcagaagaagaaaaggcagATCCCATCTTCCTACCTCCCTCGGAAGCATTACAATTCGAAACCAGACTACAAACTGAAAAAGCATTGCAATCTTCCTACATTCTCACAGAACGTTTCtgggaaaagtggaaaaatcagTATTTAACAGCTCTTCGAGAGCAACATCGCTGCACTATTGACGGTAAAAGGGGAAACGCTAATGAAGTCCGGGAAGGTGAATTAGTTCTTATAACGGACGCTTTACAAAAAAGGAATCGCTGGAAATTAGTGCGCATCTCCAAACTAGTACCAAGCATCGACGGAGCAGTGAGAGAAGCAGAAGG GGATGGTTGTGATTGCGTAGCTGCTGAGTCTCATGTAAGGTGCGTATGTAACGAAGACAGGGTCGGAACAACCTTCTTCGACATTACCAAAGTACCCCCATTTACACATCAACAAGTACGATTTACGCCACATCCACTACATGGAATCATCGCAGGAGCAGATGAGGATATATCCGCCGAGATCGTCTTGAACTTGAAAGAAACCATCGACAATTCCATCACAGAAATCAGAGACGACTTCTTTTTACCATTGAAAACACTTACCTCAACGGATATCATCAGTGCAGTAAAGGAGCAACTGCTACCTTAA
- a CDS encoding hypothetical protein (NECATOR_CHRX.G24805.T1) → MERISAAAQGLSLVYDLYELPVMADNKLATSRYDFFKDTGDGVTLEPSFTADFIRRKIEFIEEFRRQVETEISGAELQEQRENHVNAFVQAKDEIEHLKRQFKQ, encoded by the coding sequence ATGGAAAGGATCAGCGCCGCTGCCCAAGGATTGTCCCTGGTGTACGATCTGTACGAACTCCCTGTGATGGCCGACAATAAATTGGCAACCTCGAGATACGACTTTTTCAAGGATACGGGAGACGGAGTCACCTTGGAACCTAGCTTTACCGCCGACTTCATTCGcagaaaaatcgaatttaTCGAGGAATTTCGGAGACAGGTGGAGACCGAAATCAGCGGAGCTGAGCTTCAAGAGCAAAGAGAGAACCACGTCAACGCCTTCGTTCAGGCTAAAGACGAAATCGAGCATCTCAAGCGTCAATTCAAACAATAA
- a CDS encoding hypothetical protein (NECATOR_CHRX.G24806.T1) produces the protein MREDLHREFGQCYKEIKEQIRDQSDDIHSMKGNIELIKSSLEKLLATPTCNAPIADQDQTMPKEVALERTKFKDWTQDPNSENQDPVRQRNVGEEEVEEDLLDVYDEYESREQKDACEKASTYTNESIRQKREHAEKERREQLDERRGRIEEFLRYNRDVPEREIRRLIYMK, from the coding sequence ATGCGGGAAGATCTACACCGCGAGTTCGGGCAATGTTATAAGGAAATAAAGGAACAGATTCGTGACCAAAGCGACGACATTCACAGCATGAAGGGAAACATCGAACTGATCAAAAGTTCGCTTGAAAAATTGCTGGCAACTCCTACCTGTAACGCACCGATAGCAGATCAAGACCAAACTATGCCGAAGGAAGTGGCACTGGAAAGGACAAAATTCAAAGACTGGACACAGGACCCTAATTCGGAAAATCAAGATCCTGTAAGACAAAGGAATGTCGGAGAGGAGGAAGTCGAAGAAGACCTCTTGGATGTATATGACGAGTACGAAAGTAGAGAGCAGAAGGATGCATGCGAAAAAGCTTCAACCTATACCAACGAAAGCATTCGACAAAAAAGGGAGCATGCAGAGAAGGAGCGGAGAGAACAATTAGATGAACGAAGAGGCAGGATCGAGGAGTTCCTCAGATACAATAGGGACGTACCAGAAAGGGAGATTCGACGGCTCATCTACATGAAATAG
- a CDS encoding hypothetical protein (NECATOR_CHRX.G24804.T2) yields the protein MTKNSILIVPNTELYRLIILEAHGPYHNTTGHTIAEVRQQYWIPRFREQVKKCMRSCVPCQKMNNLPYRYPEMANLSSRRVTKTRSFENIGLDYFCPITVHDDHKERTNVYGCIFTSCVTCLIHLEIESDGTTEKFLNAFRIFVARRGKPRLVTYDNAPTLILESQILNDSLTDTSTNEDIVRNMSNQMIEWKHNIPYSPWKGGFYGSLIKSVKQALFKAIGKRILTIDQLHTFLVEIEGCLNCRPLIYQEDDINDALLPLRPIDFVQREMEVTLPFNFSEEEKADPIFLPPSEALQFETRLQTEKALQSSYILTERFWEKWKNQYLTALREQHRCTIDGKRGNANEVREGELVLITDALQKRNRWKLVRISKLVPSIDGAVREAEGYCNKKTLRRPINQLIPLKIQGNERESL from the coding sequence ATGACGAAAAATTCCATCCTTATCGTTCCTAATACGGAACTGTATCGTCTTATTATTCTCGAAGCGCATGGGCCGTATCACAACACTACAGGTCATACAATAGCAGAAGTTCGACAACAGTACTGGATTCCACGGTTCCGAGAACAAGTGAAGAAATGCATGCGGTCTTGTGTACCCtgtcaaaaaatgaataatctgCCATATAGATACCCAGAAATGGCAAATCTTTCATCAAGGAGAGTAACAAAAACACGCTCGTTTGAAAATATAGGACTCGACTACTTCTGCCCTATAACCGTCCATGATGATCATAAGGAACGTACAAACGTTTATGGATGCATATTCACATCTTGTGTAACTTGCCTCATCCATTTGGAGATCGAATCCGACGGAACCACTGAGAAGTTTCTCAATGCATTTCGTATATTCGTAGCTCGTAGAGGAAAACCACGCCTAGTTACCTATGACAATGCACCAACCCTTATACTGGAAAGTCAAATCTTGAACGATTCTCTAACCGATACTTCAACCAATGAAGACATAGTTCGTAATATGAGCAATCAGATGATCGAATGGAAGCATAACATTCCTTATTCACCTTGGAAAGGCGGCTTCTATGGAAGTCTCATAAAATCAGTCAAACAAGCCCTATTCAAGGCAATCGGAAAACGCATTTTAACAATAGATCAGCTGCACACGTTCCTCGTAGAAATCGAAGGATGTCTTAACTGTAGGCCTCTTATTTACCAAGAAGACGACATTAACGATGCTCTACTACCTCTTCGTCCAATAGATTTCGTGCAACGCGAAATGGAAGTAACTCttccttttaatttttcagaagaagaaaaggcagATCCCATCTTCCTACCTCCCTCGGAAGCATTACAATTCGAAACCAGACTACAAACTGAAAAAGCATTGCAATCTTCCTACATTCTCACAGAACGTTTCtgggaaaagtggaaaaatcagTATTTAACAGCTCTTCGAGAGCAACATCGCTGCACTATTGACGGTAAAAGGGGAAACGCTAATGAAGTCCGGGAAGGTGAATTAGTTCTTATAACGGACGCTTTACAAAAAAGGAATCGCTGGAAATTAGTGCGCATCTCCAAACTAGTACCAAGCATCGACGGAGCAGTGAGAGAAGCAGAAGGGTACTGTAACAAAAAGACACTTCGGCGCCCTATCAACCAGCTCATTCCTctaaaaattcaaggaaatgaaagagagTCCCTATAG
- a CDS encoding hypothetical protein (NECATOR_CHRX.G24805.T2), with product MFTKTRGKRPQHFARVEATLYKCRIEKVHQVANITMERISAAAQGLSLVYDLYELPVMADNKLATSRYDFFKDTGDGVTLEPSFTADFIRRKIEFIEEFRRQVETEISGAELQEQRENHVNAFVQAKDEIEHLKRQFKQ from the coding sequence ATGTTCACTAAAACCCGGGGTAAAAGACCTCAACACTTCGCAAGGGTAGAGGCAACGCTCTACAAGTGTCGCATAGAGAAGGTTCACCAAGTGGCCAATATTACGATGGAAAGGATCAGCGCCGCTGCCCAAGGATTGTCCCTGGTGTACGATCTGTACGAACTCCCTGTGATGGCCGACAATAAATTGGCAACCTCGAGATACGACTTTTTCAAGGATACGGGAGACGGAGTCACCTTGGAACCTAGCTTTACCGCCGACTTCATTCGcagaaaaatcgaatttaTCGAGGAATTTCGGAGACAGGTGGAGACCGAAATCAGCGGAGCTGAGCTTCAAGAGCAAAGAGAGAACCACGTCAACGCCTTCGTTCAGGCTAAAGACGAAATCGAGCATCTCAAGCGTCAATTCAAACAATAA